From Pseudomonas hefeiensis, one genomic window encodes:
- a CDS encoding GntR family transcriptional regulator, which translates to MQFAPSYVERPPMTAEEEAYNFLLDAICGGRLRKGDRLIAEDIASEIGMSRMPVREAFRRLDAQGLVTLRPNRGAIVSGLDIDELHEVFEMRSVLEGLAIRVAVARIGERQFAALERLLDEMDDYREESAEWVSRHRAFHEYLCSLSGRPRLLKQISALYSLIEAPMRLWLQHVEKPLSARQEHAVILDAIRTGDADKAEAVVRAHIEGTVPELIQFLQSKK; encoded by the coding sequence ATGCAATTCGCGCCGAGTTACGTTGAACGCCCGCCGATGACGGCCGAGGAGGAGGCTTACAACTTCCTGCTGGACGCCATTTGCGGCGGGCGATTGCGCAAGGGTGACCGGCTGATCGCCGAAGACATCGCCAGCGAGATCGGTATGAGCCGGATGCCGGTACGCGAGGCGTTTCGTCGATTGGACGCCCAAGGCCTGGTGACCCTTCGGCCCAATCGTGGGGCCATTGTCAGTGGCCTGGATATCGATGAGTTGCACGAAGTCTTCGAGATGCGCAGCGTCCTTGAAGGCCTGGCAATCCGTGTCGCGGTAGCCAGGATAGGCGAGCGTCAATTCGCAGCCTTGGAGCGGCTGCTGGACGAGATGGACGACTACCGGGAGGAGAGCGCCGAGTGGGTCAGCCGGCATCGCGCCTTTCATGAATACCTGTGCAGCCTCAGCGGTCGCCCCCGGCTGCTGAAGCAGATCAGTGCTCTCTATTCCCTGATAGAGGCGCCCATGCGCCTGTGGCTGCAGCATGTGGAAAAACCCCTGAGTGCGCGCCAGGAACACGCGGTGATCCTCGACGCGATTCGTACTGGCGACGCCGATAAGGCCGAGGCAGTGGTGCGCGCGCACATCGAAGGCACCGTTCCTGAGTTGATCCAATTTCTGCAATCGAAAAAATAA
- a CDS encoding ABC transporter substrate-binding protein: MHKPRLLVAALSLGFCAQWAVAAPVVPERLLKVEKLVYCSGMDSPPLVSFDEAQKPRGLTVDLGLEIAKRLGDKNVEWRVIPFSGLLPALLAKQCDMIVDQLFDKPERREVIDIVNYMYSSQAVVVPKGNPKTLKTLSDLSGHKVAVLNGSTIKTLLDAENEALAKAGKPGMKLVVYNTDTDAFQALRISQVDAYGTTVETAGYYAAMAPDLFEEGVPAFSRILTGLGIRKDDAQLTAAVQQVISDMRSDGSYSQLLSKWHVASDTLD, from the coding sequence ATGCATAAGCCTCGCCTGTTGGTTGCCGCCCTATCCTTGGGATTCTGTGCTCAGTGGGCGGTTGCCGCGCCCGTTGTTCCGGAGCGCTTGCTCAAGGTCGAAAAACTCGTCTATTGCTCCGGCATGGATTCGCCACCCCTGGTGTCCTTCGATGAAGCGCAGAAACCCAGGGGCTTGACCGTTGACCTGGGCCTGGAAATCGCCAAGCGCCTGGGCGACAAGAACGTTGAGTGGCGGGTGATTCCCTTTTCCGGACTGCTCCCGGCTTTGCTCGCCAAGCAGTGCGACATGATCGTCGACCAGTTGTTTGACAAGCCCGAGCGCCGCGAGGTGATCGATATCGTCAACTACATGTACTCCAGCCAGGCGGTGGTCGTGCCCAAGGGCAATCCGAAGACTCTCAAGACGCTGTCGGACCTGTCCGGACATAAAGTTGCGGTGCTCAACGGCTCCACCATCAAGACCTTGCTCGACGCCGAGAATGAAGCGCTGGCCAAGGCTGGCAAACCTGGGATGAAACTGGTGGTCTACAACACCGACACCGACGCTTTCCAGGCCTTGCGCATCAGCCAGGTCGATGCTTACGGCACCACGGTGGAAACCGCCGGTTATTACGCCGCCATGGCCCCCGATTTGTTCGAGGAAGGGGTGCCCGCCTTCAGCCGGATTCTTACCGGCCTGGGTATTCGCAAGGACGATGCGCAACTGACCGCCGCGGTGCAGCAGGTGATCAGCGACATGCGCAGCGATGGCAGCTACAGCCAGTTACTGAGCAAATGGCATGTCGCCAGTGACACTCTTGATTGA
- a CDS encoding amino acid ABC transporter ATP-binding protein yields MAHKSEELIIEALDVHKSFGNLQILKGISLQVRRGEVVVLIGASGSGKTTFIRCINLLEDIQSGRIRVNGRAMGYRERADGSLVRDSERNIARQRRDIGMVFQRFNLFPHMTALENIIEAPIQVLGIPRAAALEQARKLLERVGLADKANHYPSMLSGGQQQRVAIARALAMKPQAMLFDEPTSALDPETVGEVLQVMKALAEEGMTMVVVTHEMGFAREVADRVVVLDQGELIEQGPPEQIFSHPTHPRTRAFLSRVL; encoded by the coding sequence ATGGCGCACAAAAGTGAAGAGCTGATTATCGAGGCACTGGATGTTCACAAGTCCTTTGGCAACCTGCAGATCCTCAAAGGTATTTCCCTGCAAGTACGGCGCGGCGAAGTGGTGGTGCTGATCGGTGCCTCCGGCTCGGGCAAGACCACCTTTATCCGCTGCATCAATCTGCTGGAGGACATCCAGAGCGGGCGCATCCGCGTCAATGGCCGGGCCATGGGCTATCGCGAGCGGGCTGACGGCAGCCTGGTGCGCGATTCGGAGCGCAACATCGCCCGCCAGCGCCGGGACATCGGCATGGTGTTTCAGCGCTTCAACCTGTTCCCCCACATGACGGCCCTGGAGAACATCATCGAGGCGCCGATCCAGGTGCTCGGGATACCTCGCGCCGCAGCGCTGGAACAGGCCCGCAAGCTGCTGGAGCGGGTCGGCCTGGCGGACAAGGCCAACCATTACCCGTCGATGCTCTCCGGCGGGCAACAGCAACGGGTGGCGATTGCCCGTGCCCTGGCGATGAAACCCCAGGCCATGTTGTTCGACGAACCCACCAGCGCCCTCGACCCGGAAACCGTTGGCGAGGTGCTGCAAGTGATGAAAGCGTTGGCAGAGGAGGGCATGACCATGGTCGTGGTTACCCATGAAATGGGCTTTGCCCGCGAAGTGGCAGACCGTGTGGTGGTGCTGGACCAAGGTGAGCTCATCGAACAAGGCCCGCCGGAGCAGATCTTCAGTCACCCCACGCACCCTCGAACCCGGGCTTTCCTCAGTCGCGTGTTATGA
- a CDS encoding sensor histidine kinase, whose amino-acid sequence MQILKQQKKVPAPHSPAAEGQGRIGQFNLLRWFSLGSFLIIGAVALGLGYVSTRFVVDESIERDSMLTAQFIQAIGDAEIRHAGIALQRTMGEMLDPRDDKAYPDVSPDSRAAARIEFLDHVEHLPDTLLAVVYALDRTVVWSTNPQMIGMRVEGDEELDESFEMKEPVSTSYHQVDEERPEQMLLRAPKYLFIENYIPMFNADKSKVIAMVEIYKEPADLVARIQRGFKAIWVTTLLGGAVIYLTLFWIVRRASTLLQSQQKQLITNETFAALGEMSSAVAHSLRNPLANIRSSAELVQDIASQSAQKNIGDIINQVDRMSRWVRELLVSLRPMSDDSETVDLVLAIDDTLSAFDALIRRSHVEVRFTPQACPPVVSQHVLLIQILNSLFANALEAMPKGGTLSVDIEQPRSGLVRMTVSDTGKGMSKQQQQMVFKPFFTTKQGGLGVGLALVKRIMERFEGSVELTSQEQEGTRVSLNFIVATGGDYGTQHIADRG is encoded by the coding sequence ATGCAGATACTGAAACAACAAAAAAAGGTACCTGCGCCGCACTCACCGGCAGCAGAAGGCCAGGGTCGAATTGGACAGTTCAATCTGCTGCGCTGGTTTTCGCTAGGAAGCTTTCTCATCATTGGTGCCGTGGCGCTGGGGTTGGGGTATGTGTCCACGCGATTTGTTGTCGATGAAAGCATTGAGCGTGATTCCATGCTGACTGCGCAATTCATTCAGGCAATCGGTGATGCAGAAATTCGCCACGCCGGCATCGCCTTGCAAAGAACCATGGGTGAAATGCTTGACCCCCGCGATGACAAAGCCTATCCCGATGTGAGCCCCGACTCCCGTGCCGCGGCCCGTATAGAGTTTCTCGATCATGTCGAACACTTGCCGGACACGCTGCTAGCGGTGGTGTACGCCTTGGATCGCACGGTGGTCTGGTCGACCAATCCACAAATGATCGGCATGCGCGTTGAAGGCGATGAAGAACTGGACGAGTCCTTTGAAATGAAGGAACCGGTCTCCACCAGCTATCACCAGGTCGACGAGGAGCGTCCCGAACAGATGCTGTTGCGAGCGCCCAAGTACCTGTTCATCGAAAACTACATCCCGATGTTCAATGCCGACAAAAGCAAGGTCATTGCCATGGTCGAGATCTACAAGGAGCCGGCGGATCTGGTGGCGCGCATCCAGCGAGGCTTCAAGGCGATCTGGGTGACGACCCTGCTCGGCGGCGCGGTGATCTACCTGACTCTGTTCTGGATCGTGCGACGCGCGTCCACGTTGCTGCAGAGCCAGCAGAAGCAGCTAATCACTAACGAGACCTTTGCCGCCCTGGGGGAAATGTCCTCGGCTGTCGCCCACAGCTTGCGCAATCCGCTGGCGAACATACGCTCCAGCGCCGAACTGGTCCAAGACATCGCCAGTCAGAGCGCCCAGAAAAACATCGGTGACATCATCAACCAGGTCGACCGCATGTCGCGCTGGGTCCGGGAGTTGCTGGTGTCGTTGCGGCCGATGAGCGACGACTCTGAAACGGTGGACCTGGTGTTGGCCATCGACGATACCCTGAGCGCTTTCGACGCGCTGATCCGACGTTCGCACGTGGAGGTGCGCTTCACGCCGCAGGCCTGCCCACCGGTTGTCAGTCAACATGTGCTGCTCATCCAGATTCTCAACAGCCTGTTTGCCAACGCCCTGGAGGCCATGCCCAAGGGCGGCACACTCAGCGTCGATATTGAACAACCCCGGTCGGGTCTAGTGCGGATGACCGTGAGTGATACCGGCAAAGGCATGAGCAAGCAGCAACAACAGATGGTCTTCAAGCCGTTTTTCACCACCAAACAGGGAGGCTTGGGCGTTGGCTTGGCCCTCGTCAAACGAATAATGGAGCGTTTCGAAGGCTCGGTAGAACTGACCAGCCAAGAGCAGGAGGGAACCCGCGTCAGTCTCAACTTCATCGTGGCAACGGGAGGGGACTATGGAACGCAGCATATTGCTGATCGAGGATGA
- a CDS encoding sensor histidine kinase yields MTSQATTLQKEEDDIRLNSRQQPFNLLRWFSLISMAVIGTVAVALGAVSTRFVITESVQRDALLTSQFIQAIASAEVRHVSIPNVRTMGELLDPRKDRDFPEVDPMARASARGEFLDHIEHLPDVILANIYAPDRMVIWSTNPALVGTTIHADEDLDQAFSSKTPVSASYHNADKSRMEQKFITPPEYIFIENYIPLFDADGGTVTAMVEIYKEPKDLIERMERGLVLIWLATILGGGLIYLGLYWIVSRAAILLAAQQKKLITNETFVALGEMSSAVAHSLRNPLATIRSSAELALEFDSGPAHKNINDIIGQVDRMSKWIRELLQSLRPLNDEAEPVNLVAALHDSLMAFEHQIAKAEVKVVFEPQETPMVLSQQVQLTQILNSLLANAVEAMDRGGTLTITLEPTDTRGICMVVSDTGKGMNEEQRSMAFRPFFTTKQGGLGVGLMLVKRIMERFGGAVALGSREGEGTSVRLLFKRIP; encoded by the coding sequence ATGACCAGTCAGGCCACAACCCTCCAGAAAGAAGAGGACGATATCCGCCTGAACTCGCGTCAGCAGCCGTTCAATCTACTGCGCTGGTTCTCGCTCATCAGCATGGCCGTGATCGGTACGGTGGCCGTGGCGCTGGGTGCGGTGTCCACGCGGTTCGTGATCACCGAGAGCGTGCAGCGCGATGCGTTGCTCACGTCCCAGTTCATTCAGGCGATTGCCTCGGCCGAGGTGCGCCATGTTTCGATCCCCAACGTGCGGACCATGGGCGAGTTGCTCGACCCGCGCAAGGACAGGGACTTTCCCGAGGTTGACCCCATGGCCCGCGCCAGTGCCCGCGGTGAGTTCCTCGACCATATCGAACACTTGCCAGACGTGATCCTGGCCAACATCTATGCCCCTGACCGCATGGTGATCTGGTCCACCAACCCGGCACTGGTGGGCACCACGATCCATGCCGACGAAGACCTGGACCAGGCCTTTTCTTCCAAGACTCCGGTGTCGGCCAGTTATCACAACGCCGACAAAAGCCGCATGGAGCAGAAGTTCATCACGCCCCCCGAGTACATCTTCATTGAGAACTACATTCCGCTGTTCGATGCCGATGGCGGGACGGTCACGGCGATGGTCGAGATCTACAAGGAACCCAAGGACTTGATCGAAAGAATGGAGCGCGGCCTGGTGCTGATCTGGCTGGCCACGATCCTGGGCGGCGGATTGATATATTTAGGGCTGTACTGGATCGTGAGCCGGGCAGCCATTTTGCTGGCGGCGCAACAAAAAAAACTGATCACCAACGAAACCTTCGTGGCGCTCGGGGAGATGTCCTCGGCGGTTGCCCATAGTCTGCGCAACCCGTTGGCGACCATCCGTTCCAGCGCCGAACTGGCCCTGGAGTTCGACAGTGGCCCGGCCCACAAGAACATCAACGACATCATCGGTCAGGTGGACCGCATGTCGAAGTGGATCAGGGAACTGCTGCAGTCGTTACGCCCGCTCAATGATGAGGCCGAGCCGGTGAACCTGGTGGCGGCGTTGCATGACAGCCTAATGGCCTTCGAACATCAGATTGCCAAGGCCGAAGTGAAGGTGGTGTTCGAGCCGCAGGAGACGCCGATGGTGTTGAGCCAGCAGGTGCAGCTCACGCAGATCCTCAACAGTTTGCTGGCCAACGCCGTGGAAGCGATGGACCGGGGCGGCACACTGACCATCACACTGGAGCCCACCGATACCCGGGGTATTTGCATGGTCGTGAGCGACACCGGCAAAGGCATGAACGAGGAACAGCGCAGCATGGCGTTCCGGCCTTTCTTCACCACCAAGCAAGGCGGGCTGGGTGTCGGGCTGATGTTGGTGAAGCGGATCATGGAACGTTTTGGCGGCGCGGTGGCCCTGGGCAGTCGGGAAGGCGAGGGAACCAGTGTCCGCCTGTTGTTCAAACGTATTCCCTGA
- a CDS encoding gamma-glutamyltransferase family protein produces MLKFSAHEYPYPSQRQSVFARRGMVAASQPLAAQAGIEIMQKGGNAIDAAIATAAALTVVEPTGCGIGGDAFALVWCKGQLHGLNGNGHAPAALSIDAVKSAGHEQMPLYGWTPVTVPGCPSAWAELSQRFGKLPFAVLLQPAISLARDGFALSPVVAHQWQIALNEFTPHRDQVLDAWFQTFLIDGRAPRAGEIFRNPAQARTLEELAATRCESLYRGALAARLDAHSRASGGYLRATDLQDYRAQWVAPIHVSYRGVDVWEIPPSGQGLVALMALKILEGFSFDHRDSQQTWHRQLEAMKLAYSDGLHYITDPLHMRVAVADLLSDEYSAFRRAQISEQAQAPRPGDPHASGTVYLATADGEGNMVSFIQSNYHGFGSGVVLPDSGIALQNRGQEFSLDPSHANCLAPGKKTFHTIIPGFLTQNGQALGPFGVMGGYMQPQGHVQMVMNLVDFGLNPQAALDAPRWQWLGEMKVGIEQGASGDLANALARRGHEVQIASDLTDYGRGQIILRDPVSGVLCGGTEPRADSHIAVW; encoded by the coding sequence ATGCTGAAATTTTCTGCTCACGAGTACCCTTATCCGTCGCAACGCCAGAGCGTTTTTGCCCGCCGGGGCATGGTCGCCGCTTCCCAGCCCCTGGCTGCCCAGGCGGGCATCGAGATCATGCAAAAGGGCGGTAACGCCATTGATGCCGCTATCGCCACGGCGGCGGCGCTGACGGTGGTCGAGCCCACAGGTTGCGGCATCGGCGGCGATGCTTTTGCCTTGGTCTGGTGCAAAGGCCAATTGCACGGCCTCAACGGCAACGGTCACGCACCGGCTGCCTTGAGTATCGACGCGGTCAAGTCGGCGGGCCATGAACAGATGCCGCTCTATGGCTGGACGCCGGTAACCGTCCCGGGTTGCCCGTCGGCCTGGGCCGAGTTGTCGCAACGCTTCGGCAAGCTGCCCTTTGCCGTGTTGCTGCAGCCGGCGATCAGCCTGGCGCGGGACGGTTTTGCGCTGTCGCCGGTGGTTGCCCATCAATGGCAGATCGCTTTGAACGAATTCACGCCTCATCGTGATCAGGTCCTGGATGCCTGGTTCCAGACCTTTCTGATTGACGGTCGCGCGCCACGGGCCGGGGAAATTTTCCGCAACCCGGCCCAGGCCCGTACCCTTGAAGAATTGGCTGCCACCCGCTGCGAAAGCCTCTATCGCGGCGCCTTGGCCGCACGCCTGGATGCCCACTCCCGAGCCAGTGGCGGCTACCTTCGTGCCACGGACCTGCAGGATTATCGCGCTCAATGGGTGGCACCGATCCACGTCAGCTATCGAGGCGTCGATGTCTGGGAAATCCCGCCGAGCGGGCAGGGCCTGGTGGCCTTGATGGCGCTGAAAATACTGGAAGGCTTCAGCTTCGATCACCGCGACAGCCAGCAGACCTGGCATCGACAACTGGAGGCCATGAAGTTGGCCTACAGCGACGGCTTGCACTACATCACCGACCCTCTGCACATGCGCGTGGCGGTGGCTGACCTGTTGAGCGACGAGTACAGCGCCTTCCGTCGCGCCCAGATCAGCGAACAGGCCCAGGCGCCCAGACCCGGCGATCCCCACGCCAGCGGCACGGTGTACCTGGCGACGGCTGATGGCGAAGGCAACATGGTCTCGTTCATCCAGAGCAACTACCACGGATTTGGCTCCGGCGTGGTGCTGCCTGACAGCGGGATTGCCTTGCAGAATCGCGGACAGGAATTCAGCCTGGATCCGAGCCACGCCAATTGCCTGGCCCCGGGCAAGAAGACTTTTCACACCATCATCCCTGGTTTCCTCACCCAGAATGGCCAGGCTCTTGGCCCTTTCGGCGTGATGGGCGGCTACATGCAGCCCCAAGGTCATGTGCAGATGGTGATGAACCTGGTGGACTTCGGCCTGAACCCGCAGGCCGCGCTGGACGCTCCGCGCTGGCAGTGGCTTGGTGAGATGAAGGTTGGCATCGAACAGGGTGCCTCTGGCGACTTGGCCAATGCCTTGGCGCGACGCGGTCATGAAGTGCAGATCGCCAGTGACCTGACTGATTACGGACGAGGCCAAATCATCCTCCGCGACCCGGTCAGCGGTGTCCTGTGCGGCGGTACCGAGCCCAGGGCAGATTCCCATATTGCTGTGTGGTAG
- a CDS encoding sigma-54-dependent transcriptional regulator yields the protein MERSILLIEDDELLAENIQTYLERKDFEVTVCHSAEDALEQLVTIVPDVVLTDNSLPGMSGHDLIQKLRISTPDLKVIMMTGYGNIEDAVMAMKEGAFHYVTKPVALPELKLLLDKALATDRMERTLSFYQEREAQKSGVQALIGESAPMQYLKSTIAQLLDAERRMANTDLPPVLVEGETGTGKELVARALHFDGPRAKGPFIEFNCASIPSNLVESELFGHEKGAFTDAKDRRVGLVEAADGGTLFLDEVGEMDLLLQAKLLKLLEDRTIRRVGSVKERKVDLRVISATNCNLEQMVQQGKFRRDLFFRLRIISIKVPRLYARGADILVLAQHFLAIHGKRYGKPHLHFSDQAEALLLGYTWPGNVRELRNMLEQTVLLAQSETIAAHQLNVCLSLVDEPMAFQQEPLQIDPRPVYNGNDSMNLPEVERDMVRKMLDKTDWNVTKSARLLGLSRDMLRYRIEKLGLARPDKRQW from the coding sequence ATGGAACGCAGCATATTGCTGATCGAGGATGACGAACTCCTTGCTGAGAATATTCAGACCTACCTGGAGCGCAAAGACTTCGAGGTGACAGTCTGCCACTCGGCCGAGGACGCACTGGAGCAGTTGGTCACTATCGTGCCGGATGTGGTGCTGACCGATAACTCTCTGCCAGGCATGAGCGGTCACGATCTGATCCAAAAGCTGCGTATCAGCACACCGGACCTGAAAGTGATCATGATGACCGGCTACGGCAACATCGAAGATGCGGTGATGGCGATGAAAGAGGGCGCGTTCCATTACGTCACCAAACCGGTGGCCCTGCCGGAGCTCAAGCTGCTGCTAGACAAGGCCCTGGCCACTGACCGGATGGAGCGCACGCTGTCGTTCTATCAGGAGCGCGAGGCGCAGAAGTCAGGTGTACAGGCATTGATCGGCGAGTCGGCTCCGATGCAATACTTGAAAAGCACCATCGCCCAGTTGCTCGACGCCGAGCGTCGCATGGCCAACACCGATCTGCCGCCCGTGTTGGTGGAAGGCGAAACCGGCACCGGCAAGGAACTGGTGGCCCGCGCCCTGCATTTTGACGGCCCGCGTGCCAAAGGCCCGTTCATTGAATTCAACTGCGCATCGATTCCTTCCAACCTGGTGGAGTCGGAGCTGTTCGGCCACGAGAAGGGCGCGTTCACCGACGCCAAGGATCGTCGCGTCGGCCTGGTGGAAGCGGCCGATGGCGGGACGCTGTTTCTCGATGAGGTCGGGGAAATGGATCTGTTGCTGCAAGCCAAATTGCTCAAGCTGCTGGAAGACCGAACCATACGCCGGGTCGGCTCGGTGAAGGAGCGCAAAGTCGATTTGCGGGTCATCAGTGCCACCAATTGCAATCTCGAGCAAATGGTCCAGCAGGGCAAGTTCCGCCGCGACCTGTTCTTCCGTTTGCGCATCATCTCGATCAAAGTGCCGCGGCTGTATGCCAGAGGCGCCGACATCCTGGTGCTGGCGCAACACTTCCTGGCAATCCACGGTAAACGCTATGGCAAACCGCACCTGCACTTCAGCGATCAGGCTGAAGCCTTGTTGCTCGGTTACACGTGGCCGGGCAACGTGCGCGAGTTACGCAACATGCTTGAACAAACCGTGCTGCTGGCCCAGAGCGAGACCATCGCCGCCCACCAGTTGAACGTCTGCCTGAGCCTGGTGGATGAGCCAATGGCCTTTCAGCAGGAACCCCTACAGATCGATCCGCGTCCGGTCTACAACGGCAACGACTCCATGAACCTGCCAGAAGTGGAACGCGACATGGTGCGCAAGATGCTCGACAAGACCGACTGGAACGTCACCAAGTCCGCTCGGCTTCTGGGTCTGAGCCGCGACATGCTGCGTTACCGGATCGAAAAACTTGGCCTTGCACGCCCGGACAAGCGTCAATGGTAG
- a CDS encoding VOC family protein, whose translation MKIIPYLTFNGRCKEAFALYKDVLGGELFSMSFAEAPEDVGMPKDAELIMHTCLTVGNFSLMASDCPPGQPYRQPQGVSVSLNVDSVEEAERLFNGLSAGGNVQMPLAKTFWAERFAMFEDRFGIAWMVNCEGGK comes from the coding sequence ATGAAAATCATTCCTTACCTGACCTTCAACGGCCGCTGCAAGGAAGCCTTTGCGCTGTACAAGGACGTACTTGGCGGCGAGCTGTTTTCCATGTCCTTTGCCGAGGCGCCGGAGGACGTCGGCATGCCCAAGGACGCGGAGCTGATCATGCACACCTGCCTGACCGTGGGCAATTTCAGCCTGATGGCTTCCGACTGCCCGCCCGGCCAGCCGTATCGCCAGCCGCAAGGCGTGTCGGTTTCCCTCAACGTCGACAGCGTGGAGGAGGCCGAGCGGCTGTTCAATGGCTTGAGTGCAGGGGGCAACGTGCAGATGCCCTTGGCGAAGACCTTTTGGGCGGAGCGCTTCGCCATGTTTGAAGACCGTTTCGGGATTGCCTGGATGGTCAATTGCGAGGGCGGGAAATAG
- a CDS encoding amino acid ABC transporter permease, which yields MNFDWDVFWQYLLQPSDVYLTGLWLTCVISVLAMLLGCFLGLAAALLRLSSNPLLHLPVRFYVWLMRGTPLLVQIVFLYTALAAGGIFRFEDIDLFGLVIPGNIQAAIIALGLNEGAYMAEIIRAGIGAVDKGQYEAGRSLGMTFAKLMRRIVLPQAFRVIVPPLGNEFNVMLKNTTLVSVIGVQELLLSTQMVTSATFRVFELYLVVAIYFLLLTTLWGFFQRWLEARFGQSDRPSSPPPASTRMFGRSTLNLLRAR from the coding sequence ATGAACTTCGATTGGGATGTGTTTTGGCAGTACCTGTTGCAGCCCAGTGATGTTTACCTCACCGGGCTCTGGCTGACCTGCGTGATCAGTGTGTTGGCGATGCTGCTGGGCTGCTTCCTGGGACTGGCCGCGGCGTTGCTACGGTTGTCGAGCAATCCGTTGCTGCATTTACCGGTGCGTTTTTATGTGTGGCTGATGCGCGGCACGCCGTTGCTGGTGCAGATTGTCTTTCTCTACACAGCACTGGCGGCAGGCGGGATTTTCCGCTTCGAAGACATCGACCTGTTCGGTCTGGTGATTCCCGGCAATATCCAGGCGGCGATCATTGCGCTGGGGCTCAACGAAGGTGCCTATATGGCCGAGATCATCCGGGCCGGCATCGGCGCGGTAGACAAGGGCCAGTACGAAGCCGGGCGTTCCCTGGGCATGACATTCGCCAAACTGATGCGCCGCATTGTCTTGCCCCAGGCGTTCCGGGTCATCGTCCCGCCGCTGGGCAACGAGTTCAACGTGATGCTCAAGAACACCACGTTGGTCAGTGTGATCGGCGTACAGGAACTGTTGCTCAGTACCCAGATGGTCACGTCGGCGACGTTCCGGGTGTTCGAGTTGTACCTGGTGGTGGCGATCTATTTCCTCTTGCTGACCACGCTCTGGGGCTTTTTCCAGCGCTGGCTGGAGGCCCGTTTCGGTCAATCGGACCGGCCCTCGTCACCACCGCCGGCGTCGACGCGGATGTTCGGTCGCAGCACCCTGAACCTGCTGAGGGCACGTTAA
- a CDS encoding YciI family protein: protein MRFMVIVKASPESEAGQMPSEELLAAMGAYNEELVKAGVMLAGEGLHPSVKGVRVQFSGKSRTVVEGPFAQTRELIAGFWIFQVQSLQEAIEWVKRCPNPMISDSEIEIRQIFEAEDFGETFTPELREQEERLRAQLSSQS from the coding sequence ATGCGATTTATGGTGATCGTCAAAGCCAGTCCGGAATCGGAAGCCGGACAGATGCCCAGCGAAGAATTGCTGGCCGCCATGGGCGCCTACAATGAGGAATTGGTCAAGGCCGGAGTGATGCTCGCCGGGGAGGGGCTGCATCCCAGTGTCAAGGGTGTGCGCGTGCAGTTTTCCGGCAAGAGCCGGACCGTCGTCGAGGGGCCTTTTGCGCAAACCAGGGAATTGATTGCCGGCTTCTGGATCTTCCAGGTCCAGTCGCTGCAGGAAGCCATCGAGTGGGTCAAACGCTGCCCGAATCCGATGATCAGTGACAGTGAAATCGAGATCCGCCAGATCTTCGAAGCCGAGGATTTTGGCGAAACCTTTACCCCCGAGTTGCGCGAGCAGGAAGAACGCTTGCGGGCGCAGTTGTCCAGTCAATCGTGA